One Sphingobacteruim zhuxiongii DNA window includes the following coding sequences:
- a CDS encoding PIG-L deacetylase family protein, whose protein sequence is MTNPNKTVLAIVAHPDDAEISCAGTLALLKDKGWTVVMATMTPGDCGSTVHTREEISKIRKQEAADAAALLDAEYYCLECDDVFVMYDKQTIVKAIELIRKTKPSVVITMSPSCYMVDHEMTSKIIQTACFSAGIVNIETPGVEPYFYTPHLYYVDAMEGKDRFGEAVKPGMIIDISSKIDLKEEMLAKHASQRDWLREHHGMDEYIIAMRGFGEKRGKEISVAYGEGYRQHLGHAYPQNNILQEELGELVHERS, encoded by the coding sequence ATGACGAACCCCAATAAAACTGTATTAGCAATTGTGGCGCATCCAGACGATGCAGAAATCAGCTGCGCAGGTACGCTTGCACTCTTAAAGGATAAAGGATGGACTGTTGTAATGGCCACCATGACTCCTGGTGATTGCGGATCAACTGTACATACGCGTGAAGAGATTAGTAAAATCCGTAAACAAGAAGCTGCCGATGCCGCGGCACTCCTCGATGCGGAATACTATTGTTTGGAATGCGATGATGTATTCGTAATGTACGATAAACAAACTATTGTCAAAGCGATCGAGCTGATTCGGAAAACAAAACCGAGTGTTGTTATCACAATGAGCCCATCATGTTATATGGTGGATCATGAGATGACTAGCAAAATTATCCAGACGGCTTGTTTTAGCGCAGGGATTGTTAATATAGAAACTCCCGGAGTAGAACCATATTTCTACACCCCACATCTATATTACGTCGATGCGATGGAAGGAAAAGATCGTTTCGGAGAAGCTGTAAAGCCGGGGATGATAATTGACATCTCTTCCAAGATTGATCTCAAAGAAGAAATGCTGGCAAAACATGCGTCACAACGCGACTGGCTACGCGAACATCATGGTATGGATGAATACATCATTGCGATGAGAGGTTTTGGCGAAAAGCGCGGAAAGGAAATCAGTGTTGCTTACGGCGAAGGCTATAGACAACATCTCGGTCATGCCTACCCGCAAAACAACA
- a CDS encoding sugar phosphate isomerase family — MRKKSMLAESWWDYTTIDEQIMRDAAKLTAEDILQLSRPGFKVIFHDTLESFYLAEALQYIDAWQQATPSAPTGICGPIGPTEQLPLVAQLVNSLDISLKNCHFWGMDEWYENGTEVPATHPLSFVKANNDLLFNHIKPELRMPDENIHYPLASTLAEYTKSFDEIRCVTMQGGQGDAKHWAFNDPLPRSGKYIDNPPTPEEYRQLSARIVDLHPITLMQNARTSGGGYVVGVPQQALTVGPVETWKSERVSIWQAGNHDNAFGMRLTPFMISKGLVDTAVPMSLLADHPNVEFHYYRPAIKSVTTEMH; from the coding sequence ATGAGAAAAAAGAGCATGTTGGCCGAGAGCTGGTGGGATTATACCACTATTGATGAACAGATTATGCGCGATGCAGCAAAATTAACTGCAGAAGACATCCTTCAACTTTCTAGACCAGGTTTCAAAGTTATATTTCATGATACCTTAGAATCCTTTTATTTAGCGGAGGCCTTACAATACATTGATGCTTGGCAACAAGCTACGCCTTCCGCACCTACGGGAATATGTGGACCAATTGGACCTACTGAACAGTTACCCTTGGTAGCCCAATTAGTAAATAGCTTAGATATCTCCCTCAAAAACTGTCACTTCTGGGGTATGGATGAGTGGTACGAAAACGGAACAGAAGTTCCTGCAACACACCCCCTATCCTTTGTAAAAGCAAATAACGATTTGTTATTTAATCATATCAAACCAGAGCTTCGCATGCCGGATGAAAACATACATTATCCGCTTGCTTCAACGCTTGCTGAATACACGAAAAGCTTCGATGAAATTCGTTGTGTCACTATGCAAGGTGGTCAAGGCGATGCAAAACACTGGGCGTTTAATGATCCGCTTCCAAGAAGTGGTAAGTACATCGACAATCCGCCAACTCCTGAGGAGTACAGACAATTAAGCGCTAGGATTGTGGATTTACATCCGATTACGTTAATGCAAAACGCAAGAACGTCGGGCGGAGGATATGTTGTTGGAGTTCCGCAACAAGCCTTAACCGTAGGTCCTGTAGAAACCTGGAAATCAGAACGTGTTTCAATCTGGCAAGCGGGCAACCATGACAATGCATTCGGTATGCGGTTAACCCCATTTATGATATCGAAAGGCCTTGTTGATACGGCTGTGCCAATGTCTCTATTAGCCGATCACCCGAACGTTGAGTTCCACTACTACCGTCCGGCAATTAAGTCCGTAACTACAGAAATGCACTAA
- a CDS encoding Gfo/Idh/MocA family protein, translating to MEKENKKIRVLVVGCGNMGASHAWAYHKMDGFEICGIVSRGKSKEILNEKMGNKYPLYDDFDSALAASQPDAVCISTYPDTHEEYAVKSMEAGAHVFVEKPIASSVKGAEHVQEVALKTGKKLVVGYILRHHPSWIKFVEMSSDLGKPLVMRMNLNQQSDTAMWTLHRNLMASLSPIVDCGVHYIDVMCQMTRSKPTQVYAIGARLTDEIPEDNYNYGNLQIRFEDGSVGWYEAGWGPMVSETAFFVKDVVGPKGSVSIVAKEAGGTGKSGSIEAHTKTESILRHHSALDANEKFALADEWLDLTDEPDHQGLCDREQAYFLKAIQEDIDLRDHMEDAVNSLRIAFAADESVKTGQVVRL from the coding sequence ATGGAAAAGGAAAATAAGAAAATTCGTGTTTTAGTGGTAGGCTGCGGGAATATGGGAGCATCCCATGCTTGGGCTTATCACAAGATGGACGGCTTCGAAATATGTGGCATTGTATCCCGAGGAAAAAGTAAAGAAATCCTCAATGAAAAAATGGGAAACAAATATCCCCTTTATGATGATTTTGATAGCGCGTTAGCCGCAAGTCAGCCTGATGCGGTTTGTATCTCCACCTATCCAGACACTCATGAAGAGTATGCTGTAAAATCAATGGAGGCCGGCGCACATGTATTTGTCGAGAAACCGATTGCAAGTTCAGTAAAAGGCGCCGAGCATGTACAAGAGGTGGCCTTGAAAACCGGAAAAAAACTTGTTGTCGGCTATATATTAAGACATCATCCCTCTTGGATTAAATTTGTCGAAATGTCGTCAGATCTCGGGAAACCACTAGTGATGCGTATGAACTTAAATCAGCAAAGCGACACCGCGATGTGGACTTTACACCGCAACTTGATGGCTAGTTTAAGCCCAATTGTTGACTGTGGTGTTCACTATATCGACGTGATGTGTCAAATGACGCGATCAAAACCAACGCAAGTCTACGCAATAGGCGCTCGTTTAACGGACGAAATTCCCGAAGACAATTACAACTATGGAAACTTACAAATTCGCTTTGAAGACGGATCTGTGGGTTGGTATGAAGCGGGTTGGGGGCCAATGGTATCTGAAACAGCTTTCTTCGTAAAAGATGTCGTTGGGCCAAAAGGTTCCGTATCAATTGTAGCAAAAGAAGCTGGAGGTACAGGAAAATCCGGATCTATTGAAGCACATACGAAAACCGAATCTATCCTACGTCACCATTCAGCATTGGACGCCAATGAGAAATTCGCATTGGCTGATGAGTGGTTAGACTTAACCGACGAACCCGATCACCAAGGACTATGTGATCGTGAACAAGCTTACTTCTTAAAAGCGATACAAGAAGACATCGATCTACGTGACCACATGGAAGATGCGGTTAACAGTTTAAGAATAGCATTTGCCGCGGATGAATCCGTGAAAACAGGACAGGTTGTCCGTTTATAA
- a CDS encoding 3-keto-disaccharide hydrolase, which yields MKTILSTIGLALLLMSSNAMAQCKQLFNGKDLTGWTIHGTEKWYVDKKELVCESGPDKGYGYLSTNSPYKDFELTVQFKLEANGNSGVFIRSDIEGTKIKGWQVEVAPPGLHTGGIYESYGRGWLIKPTEEAQKALSPTGWNTMKIHAKGNKITTWLNGKQMVQLDDEKIGQAKGFIALQIHDGGGIKVRWKNICIKEL from the coding sequence ATGAAAACAATACTGTCAACCATCGGCCTAGCTCTTCTGCTTATGAGCAGTAATGCAATGGCACAATGCAAGCAATTATTCAATGGTAAAGACTTAACTGGCTGGACCATTCATGGAACTGAAAAATGGTATGTAGACAAGAAAGAACTTGTCTGTGAAAGTGGGCCAGATAAAGGTTATGGCTATCTTTCAACCAATAGTCCTTATAAGGATTTCGAATTAACTGTACAATTCAAATTAGAAGCAAACGGTAACTCCGGAGTTTTCATCCGATCCGATATTGAAGGCACTAAAATCAAAGGATGGCAAGTAGAAGTTGCCCCTCCAGGATTACATACAGGTGGTATCTACGAATCTTATGGTCGCGGTTGGTTAATTAAACCTACCGAGGAGGCTCAGAAAGCATTGAGCCCTACAGGCTGGAACACCATGAAGATTCACGCCAAAGGGAATAAAATCACCACTTGGCTAAATGGAAAACAAATGGTGCAACTAGACGATGAAAAAATTGGTCAAGCAAAAGGCTTCATTGCACTACAGATTCACGATGGTGGCGGTATTAAAGTAAGATGGAAAAACATCTGTATTAAAGAACTATAA
- a CDS encoding 3-keto-disaccharide hydrolase — protein sequence MKKLIGIVCLFIMLSSTAFAHSNPKNNPEGEKPKPKKIALFNKQNLDNWYVFIQDRGRNQDPKGVFTVNDGILHITGEEWGCITTNEEYENYTLIMEYKWGEITHGKRKAAARDNGLLFHSIGEDGGYSGIWMHSIECNIIEGGTGDFIVVGDGTDKFSITSPIAKERHGTTPVYKKGGELVTANKGRINWSGRDPNWKDVLGFRGPKDVEKPVGEWNTLKCVIKGDTIDIYLNGKLVNQAIHVRPSKGKIQVQSEGAEMFVRKIDMIPLKNSK from the coding sequence ATGAAAAAACTAATCGGAATAGTATGCCTATTCATCATGCTTAGTTCAACGGCATTTGCACATTCAAACCCTAAAAACAATCCTGAAGGTGAAAAACCAAAACCTAAGAAAATCGCATTGTTTAATAAACAAAATTTAGACAATTGGTATGTATTTATTCAAGATCGCGGCAGAAACCAAGATCCAAAGGGTGTTTTCACAGTAAATGACGGTATTCTACATATTACAGGAGAAGAATGGGGGTGTATCACCACCAATGAAGAATATGAAAACTATACCTTAATCATGGAATATAAATGGGGAGAAATCACACACGGAAAACGTAAAGCGGCAGCACGTGATAATGGTTTACTCTTTCACTCTATTGGAGAAGATGGTGGCTATTCAGGAATTTGGATGCACTCTATTGAATGCAATATTATCGAAGGAGGTACCGGTGATTTTATTGTTGTCGGTGATGGCACAGATAAATTTTCCATTACTAGCCCAATCGCGAAAGAGCGTCACGGGACAACCCCTGTTTATAAAAAAGGTGGTGAATTAGTAACCGCAAACAAAGGACGTATCAATTGGTCGGGTAGAGATCCGAACTGGAAAGACGTATTAGGCTTCCGTGGTCCAAAAGATGTTGAAAAACCTGTAGGTGAGTGGAACACGCTTAAATGTGTCATTAAAGGCGATACTATCGACATTTATCTAAATGGCAAACTAGTCAATCAAGCGATTCACGTAAGACCTTCAAAAGGTAAGATTCAAGTCCAATCAGAAGGAGCAGAAATGTTTGTTCGAAAAATAGACATGATCCCTTTGAAAAACAGTAAATAA
- a CDS encoding PVC-type heme-binding CxxCH protein: MKYPILAASLIVLLAGCKQKHENERIQKALDAFQLEEGLRIEPVAYEPMVIDPVAFAFDENRKMYVVEDRGYPDPAEEGEATTLGRIVLLEDTDADGVYDKRNEFASGLTYPNGILPWKGGVFITCAPHIYYYKDSDGDGVADIKKTVLTGFNDTKTSQIRMSHPTIGLDGWIYVTGGLNGGSITSPEHPDRPPVVYTAADGRFNPETLEFQSTGGKSQFGLTIDPFGHRFGTSNRHPVMQIVMEPWNLSRNPHLTFNDMVQNVSPVEANAVVYPISKAVTTAEYIPNLMGKSHTGTFTAASGLVVYNGTALKPEHKGNIFICESAQNLVQRQVVKENGASFSSSIANDGKEFLASTDEWFRPVYAQHGPEGALYIVDMHRKVIDHPAYVPEEMRGQLDFEAGKTDGRIYRVVREDFDKDDEDKTGKVETGSSSKDLVEALGSADEWKRATAFRLLLESRATDIAEQLKETINNATHAESKARALWLAHNLGLLNVETLNQALASADAPIREQAVQILTTNTKYDTAKASLLKLADDPSVRVRFYTAIALGNINSNESVQALAKIAAKDGADKWSRAAVLSGLSGRTQEFIAAFAGIQSAEPKAYAAVMQDLGRLLGNGGTIAEASSFFNRLVTPEAVDEWKISAMLGLAEGIKGRKQELKPNSKGLLYAIGAGANNNLDGFIGKLKEVALKDTAEKQSRAIALLGYSNYEQSNDALKQLLDAHYSPQVQIQAINALANLQDPKGAELLTEKSKWKAYSPKVKPSVIAALISNSSFLPVLFNSIEKGQIAAAEISSIDRTRLMKMKDKAIADKATTLFKELEGGDRMAVYEEYKNVLKNAKPIATKGAAMFQAQCAVCHTYGGKGGQVGPDLSGIKNQPADALLLHILVPNYEVYPQYQSIIVKTKDGSTKSGWVVSETDNGLTLRTATGADEAVLRSNIESLTNSGLSLMPDGLEKTMSKEDMANLIEYLKKGDSK, encoded by the coding sequence ATGAAATACCCTATCCTAGCCGCGTCCCTGATTGTATTGCTAGCCGGCTGTAAACAAAAACATGAAAATGAGCGCATACAGAAAGCGCTTGACGCCTTCCAACTGGAAGAGGGTCTTCGAATTGAGCCTGTAGCTTATGAACCGATGGTCATTGACCCGGTTGCATTCGCTTTTGATGAAAATCGAAAGATGTATGTGGTGGAGGATCGAGGATATCCAGATCCGGCTGAAGAAGGCGAAGCAACTACCTTAGGTCGAATTGTTTTACTCGAAGATACGGATGCGGATGGCGTTTATGATAAAAGAAACGAATTTGCATCAGGCCTAACCTATCCAAATGGTATTTTACCTTGGAAAGGTGGTGTTTTTATCACCTGTGCCCCACATATCTATTACTATAAAGATTCTGACGGGGATGGTGTTGCAGATATTAAAAAGACTGTGCTAACAGGCTTTAATGACACCAAAACTTCACAAATACGAATGAGCCATCCAACCATTGGCTTAGATGGATGGATTTATGTTACTGGCGGATTAAACGGAGGAAGCATAACATCTCCCGAGCATCCGGATCGCCCTCCAGTGGTTTATACTGCGGCAGATGGACGATTTAATCCAGAAACTTTGGAGTTTCAATCCACCGGTGGAAAGAGTCAGTTTGGTTTAACAATAGATCCTTTCGGACACCGATTTGGAACATCCAATAGACATCCTGTGATGCAAATCGTAATGGAACCCTGGAATCTATCGCGCAACCCACACCTGACATTCAACGATATGGTGCAGAATGTATCGCCCGTAGAAGCCAACGCTGTAGTCTATCCGATTAGTAAGGCTGTTACAACGGCAGAATACATCCCCAATTTGATGGGAAAATCGCATACAGGTACCTTTACCGCAGCAAGTGGTTTAGTTGTATATAACGGTACAGCGCTCAAGCCTGAACATAAAGGAAACATCTTTATCTGTGAATCGGCACAAAACTTAGTACAACGTCAGGTTGTCAAAGAAAACGGTGCCAGCTTCAGCTCTTCAATTGCTAACGACGGCAAAGAATTTCTAGCTTCAACAGATGAGTGGTTTCGTCCTGTTTACGCGCAGCATGGTCCTGAAGGAGCATTGTATATCGTTGATATGCACAGAAAGGTTATCGACCATCCAGCCTATGTTCCTGAGGAAATGCGAGGTCAGCTAGACTTCGAAGCTGGGAAAACTGATGGTAGAATTTACCGAGTAGTTCGCGAAGACTTCGATAAGGATGATGAAGACAAAACAGGAAAAGTTGAAACCGGATCAAGCAGCAAAGACCTAGTGGAAGCATTAGGTTCTGCTGATGAGTGGAAAAGAGCAACAGCTTTTCGCTTATTACTTGAATCTCGAGCAACAGATATCGCAGAACAACTGAAGGAAACGATTAATAACGCTACCCATGCAGAAAGCAAAGCTCGCGCCCTTTGGTTAGCACACAATCTTGGCCTCCTGAATGTAGAGACATTAAATCAAGCCCTAGCGAGTGCTGATGCACCAATTCGCGAACAAGCTGTTCAAATCTTGACAACGAATACAAAATATGATACAGCAAAAGCATCTCTTCTCAAATTAGCAGATGATCCATCGGTACGCGTTCGTTTCTACACGGCAATTGCCCTAGGCAATATTAACAGCAACGAATCCGTACAAGCATTAGCGAAAATTGCAGCAAAAGATGGTGCCGATAAATGGAGTAGAGCAGCCGTATTGAGCGGTTTATCCGGACGTACACAGGAATTTATTGCCGCATTTGCCGGTATACAGTCTGCCGAACCGAAAGCTTACGCTGCGGTTATGCAAGATTTAGGACGCTTACTCGGAAATGGTGGAACCATTGCAGAAGCTTCTAGCTTTTTTAATCGATTGGTAACGCCGGAGGCGGTTGATGAATGGAAAATATCGGCAATGCTTGGCTTAGCCGAAGGTATTAAAGGAAGAAAACAAGAGTTGAAGCCCAACAGTAAAGGCTTACTTTACGCTATCGGAGCTGGAGCAAACAATAATCTAGACGGCTTTATCGGCAAACTGAAAGAGGTCGCTCTTAAAGATACTGCCGAGAAACAAAGCCGCGCAATCGCACTATTAGGTTACAGTAACTATGAGCAGTCCAATGATGCCTTAAAACAATTGTTGGACGCTCATTATTCACCACAGGTACAAATTCAAGCAATTAATGCCCTGGCCAACTTACAAGATCCTAAAGGAGCAGAATTATTAACAGAGAAGAGCAAATGGAAAGCCTATTCGCCTAAGGTAAAACCATCCGTAATTGCGGCATTGATTTCAAATAGTTCATTCTTGCCCGTATTGTTCAACTCTATTGAAAAGGGACAAATTGCAGCGGCAGAGATATCATCCATTGATCGAACTAGACTCATGAAAATGAAGGATAAGGCGATTGCAGATAAAGCGACAACCCTATTCAAAGAATTGGAAGGCGGAGACCGCATGGCTGTCTACGAAGAGTATAAAAATGTATTGAAAAATGCGAAACCCATTGCAACAAAAGGAGCCGCAATGTTTCAAGCTCAATGTGCTGTATGTCATACCTATGGCGGTAAAGGAGGACAAGTCGGACCAGACCTCTCTGGCATTAAAAATCAGCCAGCAGACGCCCTGTTATTGCATATATTAGTGCCAAACTATGAAGTATATCCACAATATCAATCGATTATTGTGAAAACAAAAGATGGTAGCACAAAGTCTGGATGGGTGGTTTCAGAGACCGACAATGGCTTAACTTTACGTACCGCGACAGGTGCCGATGAAGCCGTTCTGAGAAGTAATATTGAGTCCTTAACCAACTCTGGATTGTCATTAATGCCCGATGGACTTGAGAAAACAATGTCCAAAGAAGATATGGCAAACTTAATTGAATACCTCAAAAAGGGGGATTCTAAGTAA